In Stegostoma tigrinum isolate sSteTig4 unplaced genomic scaffold, sSteTig4.hap1 scaffold_249, whole genome shotgun sequence, the following proteins share a genomic window:
- the LOC132208026 gene encoding probable G-protein coupled receptor 139 encodes MHAPGNGPAFAIYYSLLAAFGVLANLATIVILSRGRCGLSKCITQYLISMAVTDFLVIIAAVILSRLRVIYFPANFLSTTPGCSVIIVFSCASRDSSVWLTVAFTFDRYLAICCPELKTKYCTEKTAVVVITVVCMMCCLKNIPFYFIYEPMYMIDKVPWYCSIKASNYISIAWRVYDWLDRILTPCLPFVLILLLNVLTVRHILLASRVRRRLRAERNGKNQGDSEMESRRKSIVLLFAISGSFLLLWLTYVVNFLFVQISGSNYSIGSNANDPKFILQECGYMLQLLSSCTNTCIYAGTQTKFRRELKDAFKLFFNLIAKLHK; translated from the coding sequence CTAATTTGGCGACAATTGTGATCCTCTCCCGTGGAAGGTGTGGTCTGTCCAAGTGCATTACGCAGTATCTCATCTCGATGGCCGTGACTGATTTTCTCGTTATTATCGCTGCTGTGATATTAAGTCGGCTTCGTGTAATTTATTTTCCTGCTAATTTCCTTTCTACAACACCAGGATGTAGTGTCATTATTGTTTTCAGCTGTGCATCCAGGGACAGTTCTGTTTGGTTAACTgttgctttcacctttgatcgctACCTCGCCATATGTTGCCCTGAactcaaaacaaaatactgcacagAGAAAACAGCAGTTGTGGTGATAACAGTTGTCTGTATGATgtgctgtttaaaaaacattcctTTCTATTTCATATATGAGCCAATGTATATGATTGATAAAGTACCCTGGTATTGCAGTATAAAAGCAAGCAATTACATTTCAATTGCATGGAGAGTATATGACTGGCTGGATCGTATATTAACCCCTTGTCTACCTTTCGTACTAATTTTACTGCTCAATGTTTTGACTGTTAGACATATTCTGCTGGCCAGCAGAGTCCGCCGGAGACTTCGTGCTGAAAGAAATGGCAAGAATCAGGGTGACTCAGAGATGGAGAGCCGCCGAAAATCCATTGTTTTACTCTTTGCTATCTCGGGCAGTTTTCTGTTATTGTGGTTGACATATGTTGTAAACTTTCTATTTGTTCAAATTTCAGGCAGCAATTACTCTATAGGTTCCAATGCTAATGACCCAAAATTCATCTTGCAAGAATGCGGATATATGCTACAACTTCTTAGTTCTTGCACAAATACGTGCATTTATGCAGGAACACAGACTAAATTTAGAAGAGAGTTAAAGGATGCATTTAAATTATTCTTTAATCTCATTGCTAAACTGCATAAATAG